The sequence below is a genomic window from Streptomyces sp. V1I1.
CTCGGTGCGCCGCTCGCCGACCACCAACGGCGGTGTGTGCCCCGCCCCGGCCAGCACGATCTTCCTCCTGGCCGGCTCGGCGTACGCGAAGAGCGCGGTGGCGGTCCTGGCCGGCTCGGTCAGCCGCAGCAGCAGCTCCAGATCGGACAGTACGGCGACGGGGTCCTCGCCCTCCATCACGGCGTACGCCCGCAGGGATGCCCGCAGCCGCCCCATCGCGGCCAGCGCGCTCGGCCCGGAGCCGCTGACCGAACCCACGGCCAGTCCCAGCGCGCCTTCCGGCAGCGGCAGCGCGTCGTACCAGTCGCCGCCGCCGTGCGGTCCTGTGCGGTGCCTGGCGGCGAGCTGGACGCCCGGCACCCGGGGCAGCCGGCTGGGCAGCAGCTCCTCGGCGACGGTCGCCACCGTGGCGCGGGCGTGTTCCAGCTCGAGGAGCCGGGCCAGATGCTCGGTGGCGTAGCGCATATAGAGCCCGACGAGATGGCACTGGCGCTCCACCGGCGCGGCGGGCTCGTCGTACATCCAGACGGCGGCGCCGAGCGTGCCTGCCGTTTCGGAGGCGAGCGGCTGGGTGTAACTGGCGGCATAGCCGAGGCGGACGACGACGTCGCGGTGGTGGGGGTCGAGGGTCTCTTCGGCGAGCAGGTCGGGGTGGGCGACGGCCTCCGGGAGGCCGCCCGGACCGGGCCGCCCGTCGGGGAGCCGACCGTCCAGGATCCTGCCGTACGCGGTCGCGCCGCGCGGGACCGTCTCGATATGGCCAAGTTCGGCATGGGTGAGCCCGAGGCCCTTGGTGAGGGCGGGGCCGTGGTCGGGCTCGAAACAGTCGGCCCGCCAGGAGCCCGGCGCGGGTTCGAGGACGACCATGCCTCGGCGGGCGCCGACCAGGGCGGCTCCCGCGCGCAGCAGTTCATGGAGGGCGTCGTCGAGCGAAGCGGTTCTGGCCAGGCGTTCGGTGAGTTCGTGGAGGGTGGTCAGATCGGAGACCCAGCCGGCCAGCCGGTCCTGAATCACCGCGCCGGGAGGGGCCGCTGAGGCAGGAAGGGCGGGCAGGGGGGAGGAAGTGTGCGCTGGAGCTGGAACCGCTGAATCGATTCCAGCCACTTTCGGCAGGTGAGGGGCGCTCATGGCAGCCGGCTTTCCGACTGGTGCACTTCGCTCAATAGCATCGCAAACCCCCATGTCATTCTGCGCGGCTATCAATGCATCCACATGTACACGCACACGTAAGGGGATGTCCAGCATTGCCCCAGTGGGATTGGTGGTGTCTACGAGACTGTTAACTTGGCTGAAAAATGCACCCTATGGCGGTTGATTGAGGTCGACTGAGGGCGGTCAGTAGGGCGTCATTCCAAGCGTGATGGGTACGTAAACGGTGATGGCCAGGGGCAGTTGGGACCGCCCCGGAACCTGGCGGTGGGCCTGGGCGTCTTAACAGCCGAAGGTCGCGCCCCATCCCCGAGTGGCGGGGAAAAGTTCAGCGGGACAGCAAGCGCCAGGCGCGCGCCACCCCTCGCCACGCGTTTAATGGACTACAGCCCACGTTCGGCCCCCGGGCGGCGATCCTGTCGCAGGCGAAGCGGGGGGTCGCCCATGCCACCGGCAAGGGGCGGTGATACGCCGACTTGTACGCACAGTGAAGAGCTGCACACATGTTGTGATGTGGACCTCGGCGTTCAACGGAAAGGAACGAGCGCTCATGCGCGAGATCCTCGGAAGGCGACGCAGGCTCGGGTTCCGGCGCAAGAGGGGGCCTGTACAGCTCGAAGCGGCGCTCACCTGCGCCGTCGAGTGGCAATGGCCGGTGCTCCCCGGTGTGGGACCCAAGGCGGCCGGAAGTCGCGGTGTCAGCGGGCGCGGCTGCGCCTGCCCCGACCCCGAGTGCGTCGTGCCCGGCGCGCACCCCTTCGACCCTGGAATCCTGGCGGCGACGACCGACGAGCGAATGGTGCGCTGGTGGTGGACCAACCGGCCCACCGCTCCGATCATGCTGGCCACCGGAGGGCACGCACCGTGCGCGGTGAGCCTGCCCGCGGTTGCCGGGGCGCGTGCGCTGTCGGCGCTCGACCGGATGGGTATGCGGCTCGGTCCTGTTGTCGCGACGCCCACGCGCTGGTCGCTCCTGGTGGCTCCGTACAGCCTTGAGGAGCTCGGCGAACTGCTCTTCGTCAAGGACTGCGTGCCGAGTTCGCTGCGCTTCCACGGTGAGGGCGGCTATCTGGTGCTGCCGCCCTCCGAGACGGGGACGGGCCAGGTGCGCTGGGAGCGTGCCCCGCTGCCGGGATCCGCGGCTCCCTGGCTGCCGGGTGTGGAGGCGGTGGTGGACGCGCTGGTCGAGGCGAGCACCAGCGCACCGGACGGCGGCAGCCGCCTCGCGTACTGAACGTGCGCACCGGGCCCGCGGTATCGCGGGCCCTTGAACCCTCTCTTGATCCGGGCCGGCTCTGTCACTCGTACGGGTAGGGGCCGGCCCGAGTTGTGCGGGAATTGGGCGCGGGGCTCCACTGGCGGTGGCATCGGGTCGATATCTTCGGCCCACCGTCAGAATTCCCGCGCAGTCGGCAGGTGGGCCCATGAATCTCCGCATGATCGGGCTCGCCGCCGTTGTGGTGTTCACCGGGCTGCTGCCGCTGGCCGCCTCCGCGGGACCGGTTGGGGGTACCTCCCAGGCCGAAGGCTCCGGGGGAGGACTCCGGCCGGGGCCGGGGGCCCTTTCCGCACCCGTTCCCGCGCCCGACTCCGCTTCCGCTCTCGCGGACGGGGCGAGGCCGAAACCCGAACCGGGTCTGCTGCCCGGGCCCGGAGCATCCCCAGCCGTCGGCGTGACCGGGCCCACCGTCGCGCATACATCCGCGCAATGTGGGCCGGAACTCGCCTCTCCCGACAGGGTCGAAGCCCAGACCTGCGTGCTTACCGATGGGCGCGACACCTGGGCGCGTACGTACTACCGCAATGCCACAGGCGAGGAATTGACTTCCCTGCTCACTCTGATGGGACCCGGCGGGCGCACACTGCAGATCAACTGCGTGGTCGAGGTGGGGGACGAGCCGGACGTCTGCGAAACGCCCCGTGAGGCCTCCCGTGGCGCTGTCACGGAGTATTCCGCGGTGGCGGAGTTCGCAACTGCCGACGAGGTCGGAGAGGGGCCGCTGCTGCTGCGGTCCGGGAGCAACTCCGCGTCGCCTGCGGGCCGTTGACGGAACGCACCATTCCGTAGAAATGGAAGCGCCCGGTCGCTGGCGACGGGGGATGCACCAGCGACCGGGCTTCTAGAACGGTAACAAGAGATCGGCAGTTAGCAAATTCGATCTCGGGTATTCGGACAGGGATTTACCTGCCCATAGGGCGAGTTGTGACTGGGGTCACCTATCGGTCGACAGAAACCGTCACTCTCAGCTGAGGGTGACTTGGCGGTTGGTGAGCCCGCCGCGCGCCCGGCGCTCCTCCGCGGTCAGCGGCCCGTCGGTCGCGAGAGCCTTCGCGAGCCGCTCGACGAGCTCGGCGGCCGGCTTCTCGCACTCCTCGGCACCCATTGAGCTCGGCAGGTCCCAGACGGGGACCATCAGCCCGTGCGCACGGAAGGATCCGACCAGCCTGGTCCCCTCGCCGATCGAGGAGGCACCGGCGGCGTGCAGCCGGGCAAGCGCGTCCAGGAGGTGCTCCTCGGGGTGCGGCATGACCCAGCGGAGGTGGTTCTTCTCCGGGGTCTCGCACCAATACGCGGCTTCGACGCCGGAGAGCTTCACTGTCGGGATCGCGGCGGCGTTCGCGCGCTCCAGCGATGCGGACACCTCGGGCGTGGCGCTTCCCGCGGAGTCCGGGACCCAGAACTCGAAGCCGGAGTGCACGGTCGGCTCGAAGTCGGCGTCCGCGTCGAGCAGCTCCTGCAGCCGCACACCGTCGGCGGGCACCCTCTGGGCGGCGACCGGGGTGCCGGGCTCGGCGATAAGCGCGCGCTGCAGGGTGTCGGCCAGATCGCGGCTGATGTCGCCGGACGAGGTGTCGTTCTGCAGCCCGAGCAGGACGGAGCCGTCGTCACGGCGCAGGGCGGGCCAGGCCATCGGCAGTACGGTCGCGAGTGTCACGGACGGCACGTCCTCGGGCAGCCCACCCTTGAGGGTGAGCGTGGCGGTCGCGGCGGGCACCAGCTCGCGCAGGGCCACCCAGTCGCACTCGCCGGGCAGTCCCTCGAACGGGCGCTGGACCAGCTCGGTCACGGCGTGCGCGGCGGCCCGGCCGTGACAGGCCTTGTAGCGGCGGCCAGATCCGCAGGGGCAGGGCTCGCGGGCCCCGACCACGGGGATCTCTCCGTCCCTGAGCTGCGGCTTCCCGGCCTTGGTCTGGGGTCGCTTCTTGGCCATGGTGTGGCTTTCTCCCGATTACGGCGGTGCTGTGTGCTGTGTCGTCGGGCGCGAGCCTAGCCGTCGGCCGGGTTCAGTACAGCTTGGCTGGGCCTTGCATCGGGTTGAGCCGAGCCCGGGACAGCACGGTCGGCTGTCGGTCGGGCCCTCCGCCCGGCTGTCGGTCGGGCTGTCGGTCGTGCTGTTGGTCGGGCCCGCTGCACGGCTGTCGCTCGGGCTGTCGGTCAGGCTGTTGTCGCGCCCTCCGCCCGGCTGTCGGCGGGGCTCTCCGTTGAGCTCCGCCGGGCTCCGTAGAACTCCGCCGGCCTCAGTCGAGGTCGTCGTACGACTCCGCGAACTCGAAGCCGGGGCCTGCGACGCGCGTAGCGAAATCCTCGCGGCGGTGCCCTTCGGTGACAATCACCCACACCGTGACCTCACCGGTCGCGCTGTCGCGAACGCCCCAGTCCTGGGCGAGCGCGCTGATGATGTTGAGCCCCCGGCCGCCTCGCGCGGTGACCGATGGCGTGGCTGGAACCGGCCGGGTCGGACCGCCTCCGTCCGTCACCTCGACGGTGAGGCGACCTGCCCTCTCGACGCGCCAGGCGGCGCGGATGTCGCCGTCGCCCACCTCCGCGTGCCCCAGCGGCCTGCCGTGCCGACAGGCATTGCTGAGCAGTTCGGAAAGGATCAGTACTGCATCGTCGACGACCGATTCGGACACCCCGTTGCGGCGCAATTGCTCACGCATCCGGTGTCTCGCCTCACCCACGCCCGCAGGGCCATGGGGTACGGCCATGCTCGACGACGTGGGCACCTCCTGTGCCACCACCAACGCCACCCCCGAGACCTCCTTTGCCCCACGCCACGGTGTGAATGCCCCAATGGACTGGACCGGAAACCGGCCAAGCGCGGGCCAGTGACGCACTCGTAACGATCCAATACGGACCGAACGCGCCGGTGCACTCCCTGTAATCAGCCTTAAAGGCGGCCCAGTTGGGACAACACCTGTTTGGGACGATTGGTGATGATCGCCTCGACACCGAGGCGGGTGCAGAGCTCGACGTCCTCCGGTTCATTGACGGTCCACACGTGCACGCGATGGCCCGCACGGTGCAGCCGGGCGATATATCCGGGGTGATTGCGGACGATCCGCATGCCCGGACCGGCGATCCGCGCGCCGGCCGGCAGCCGCCCGTCGCGCAGCCGCGGCGTCACGAACTGCATCAGATAGACAGTGGGGAGGTTCGGCGAAGCCGCCGAGACCCGGTGCAGGGACCGGGCCGAGAAGCTCATGATCCGTACGGGCGAGTCGTCGGCCGTGGTCGGATCGGACAGGCCGAAGCGCCCGAGAAGGTGAAGCAGCCGCTCCTCCACCTGGCCCGCCCAGCGGGTGGGGTGCTTGGTCTCGATGGCCAGCTCGATGCGGCGGCCGGAATCGGCCACCAGCCCCAGCAGCCGTTCCAGGGTGAGTACGGAGGTGAAGGACGGGTCTCCCCAGTCGGGGCTCTCCTCGCTGTCCTTCCACGACCCGAAGTCGAGGGCCGCGAGATCTGCGAGCTCCAGGGCGGAGACGGCGCCTCGGCCGTTGGAGGTGCGGTTGATGCGGCGGTCGTGGACGCAGACGAGATGCCCGTCGGCGGTGAGCCGTACATCGCACTCGAGGGCGTCGGCGCCGTCCTCGATCGCCTTCTTGTACGCGGCCAGGGTGTGCTCGGGGGCGTCTTCGGAGGCACCTCGGTGGGCGACGACCTGGATGTTGTGCTGCCGTGCTTGAGTCACCGCGTCATGGTGTCACCGAGGCGGGGTAGGCGCGTGCAGGGGGCTGGTCCGGAAGCTGGTTCGAGGGCTGTCCGGCGGCCCTTCCGGTGGCTTTGGAGATGCGTCCGTTTTGTCGGACGTAAAGGATTGCCGAGATACACACAGGTCCTGCTTACAGTGGTCTGACGTGTGGTGGGAAAAGCTGACGGCAGTCACTTGCGAGCGCTGACGAGGAACCTGTGGAAAACCTGAGGAGAGAGCTGTGAGCACCGAGAACGAGGGCACTGCGGTCCCGGCCGCCCCGTCCGTACCTCCTGTGCCGGGCGCCGCTCCCGAAGGCACGCCGGCGTCTGCTTCAGGAGCCGAGATGCCGCAGACAGCCGAATCAGCTCACCAGGACGGGGCGCACCACTACACCCAGCCGGCTGCGGCCGAGCGGCCCGGGCACTCCCCCCAGCCCGACCCTGCCACCGCGCCGCTGCCCGGTCCCGTCCCCGCCCTCGCGCCGACAGGCGCGCACCACACGGCAGCCGGCTGGCCGCCGCCCCCGCCCGCACTCCCCTCCTACGGGGGCGGCGGCGGTCCGGCCTGGGGCGCGTCGGCCCAGGTCTCCGAGCCCCCGCGCAAGCGCTCCGGCGGACTGGTCGCCGCGGTGCTCGCCGCCGCGCTAGTAGCGGGCGGCGTCGGCGGCGGCATCGGCTACTGGGCCGCCGAGCGCAACGACGACACCTCCGGCTCGACCACCGTTTCCGCGGCGGACGCGCCCAAGGACTTCAAGCGTGAGCCGGGAACCGTCGCCGCGGTCGCGGCCAAGGCGCTGCCGAGCGTGGTCACCATCGAGGCGAAGGCGGGGGGCGGCGTCGGCGGCAACGGCGAGACCGAGGGCGGCACGGGCACCGGCTTCGTCTACGACAAGGAAGGCCACATCCTCACCAACAACCACGTGGTGGCTTCCGCGGCCGACGGCGGCACGGTGTCCGCGACCTTCTCCAACGGCAAGAAGTACGACGCCGAGGTGGTCGGCCGGGCCGAGGGCTACGACGTAGCCGTACTGAAGCTGAAGGACGCCCCCTCAGGGCTGAACCCGCTGGCCCTCGGCAACTCCGAGCAGGTCGCCGTCGGCGACTCGACCATCGCGATCGGCGCGCCATTCGGCCTTTCGAACACCGTCACCACCGGCATCATCAGCGCCAAGAACCGCCCGGTCGCCTCGGGCGACGGCTCCAGCGGCAAGAACTCGTACATGAGCGCCCTGCAGACCGACGCCTCCATCAACCCGGGCAACTCCGGCGGCCCGCTGCTCGATTCGCGCGGTGCGGTGATCGGCATCAATTCCGCGATCCAGTCTGCGGGCAGCGACGGCCTCGGCCAGTCGCAGGCGGGCTCGATCGGCCTCGGCTTCGCCATCCCGATCAACCAGGCGAAGAACGTCGCCGAGCAGCTGATCAAGACGGGCAAGCCCGTCTACCCGGTGATCGGCGCGACGGTCGACATGTCGAGCAAGGACTCGGGCGCCAAGATCGCCGCCGAGGGCGCGGGCGGAACCCCGGCGGTGACCCCGAACGGCCCGGCCGCGAAGGCAGGTTTCAAGGCGGGCGACGTCATCACCAAGTTCAACGGCAAGTCGATCGACAGCGGTCCGACACTGATCAGCGAGATCTGGAACCACAAGCCGGGCGACAAGGTGACGCTCACGTACCAGCGCGACGGCAAGGAGTACAAAGCGGAGGTCATCCTGGGCAAGCGCACGGGCGACAGCTGATCCCGGTAGTCTGTAGCCCGCTCCGCCGCAGGTGGCCGGGGCGTGGGTGGGTTGCCCGAGCGGCCTAAGGGAACGGTCTTGAAAACCGTCGTGGCAGCGATGTCACCGTGGGTTCAAATCCCACACCCACCGCATGCAGGTCAGCGTAGATGCTGGTCAGAAGGGGTGTCCCGTGCCAGGGGCGCCCCTTCGTCATGGGCCCTGTCTCACTCTGAACCGCCCCTGTGCCGCTTTGGATCACCGTGTGTGGACCAGGCGTGGACCAGATTGCTGCCCGCTCAGGGCCTGTCACCAGGCAATGTGGGCCATGTGTGGGCCAGCGGAGGCCGCTGGTCCAGGGAGCGGGACAGCGTCGTCCTGCCTGAGATGCGCGAAGGACGACGCCTCGCGAACGCATGTGGCTGGCGGGATGGGTCAGTCGGGCAGGGGAACACGGATGACGGGGTCGAAGGGGCGCTTGTTGAAGCCGGCACGCACGTTCCGGCAGTCCGGCGCCTTGCACATGAAGAATCCCTCGACGTTCTTCCGGCTTGTGCGCTCCTTGAGCCAGATCTTCTCCAGGGCAGTGAGAGGACGATGTGGTTCGTCGGAGTCGCAGGTGTAGCAAAACATCGTGTTGCGCGGCACGACACCTCCTGAGACGGGCGGGCAGGCCAAGTCAGGAGCATATGGAGACATCTTGGGCGACAGACAGTAGGCAACCGGCCGTCTCCGGGCAGAGGGCTGTTGCACGTGCACCACGCCGGTGACGTGCAGCGCCTAGGTGATCGATTCCAGGGGGTAGTAGTCACTGCGGCCTTCGTGCTCGCATCCTGCTCGGGTTCCGCCGCGGTGAGTCGTCGGCCTTCGCTGGGAAAGCCTGGACCTCGACAAGCGTGAGATCCGTGTCCGTACACAGCGGCAGCGCGCGGTGAGGCGTACGAGGACGATCCCAAGGGCCGCCGTCGTCGGCAGACCCTGCCCCTGTCCGCCCTCTGCGTCGTTCCCCTGCGGTGGCAGCGGATGCGACAGGCGGCATTGCGCGAGAGCGCCGGGGATCAACGGGAGGAGACGGGATACGTCTTCACGACGCGCACCGGCCGGCCGATCGAGCCGCGCAGCCTGTACCGCTCGTTCACCCGCGTCGCCCAGACCGCCGGGCTCCGAGTGATCCGGCTGCATGATGCCCGGCACGGTTGCGCGACTCTGCTGACCGCTGCTGGCGTCGCTCCCCGCGTCGTAATGGAGATCCTCGGCCATAGCCAGATCGCTGTCACGCTGAACATCTACACGCCCGTTATGCAGGACACGCAGCGCGAGGCAGTGAGCCACCTGGACCGGATGCTCAAGCGGCGGCCAGTCGTGAATGACCGCCCCAGTTGATGTCAGAAGTAGATGTCAAAGGCCCCCAGCCTTGATCGGCTGGGGGCCTTTTCACTGGTGGGCGCGGACGGTTTCGAACCGCCGACATCTGCTTTGTAAGCCTGGCGATGATCTCTGAATTGTCTGCCCAGGTCATCGGGCCTGGGGAACGACACAGCCACGGTAGGCATATCGGCCCCGTTGCGTACCTCCGCTGACCGCTACTAGCCGGTGGTTCTGGCACGGTAGTGGCACGACAGCCAGGGCCTGTCCTGTCGATCACGGTGAAGGGCGGTGGGGCCGCCAAGCAGGGGGCCACGATGATCGTCGTGGCCGAGTTCTTTGCGGTGCCGGACGACGCATCAGCGGCATCGGCGCTTGAGAACGGGCCGGGGCAGGTGTGCGAGTGCCCCTCCTTCGTCGGCATCCCCGTGCTCGACGGCCCGACCTGGCCGCTGGACCGGCGTTCCCGCCCTACGACCATGATCCGTTCGTGGAACCGGGCCTGCCGCACGAGATGGCGACGCGCGCGATGGAGTGATCACGTCGGCAAGGTATCTTCCTCCCGCGGCACGTCGAGCGTCTCTCCGCGCCGCGTCAGGGAGGGAAGAAATGCGTGTATCACTGCTTCGGCGCCTGGCCGCGATGGCCACGACGCTGGGGCTCACCTCGCTCGGGCTCCTCGGTGCGGGCGCGGCGCCCGCACAGGCCGCGATCAGCGACTGCCCGTCGGGCTATTTCTGTGCCTGGAAGACCGACAACGGCACGGGCACCATGTTCAAGACGAACGCGAACAAGGCGACGCTGGGGACGTGGGACAACACGTTCCAGTCCGTCGTGAACCGCACGTCCAAGTTCGCCTGCCTGCACGACGACACGAACTACAGCCGGAACGGCGGCGTCTCCATCTGGGACCCCGACCCCGCGGGTACCGAGTGGGGCTACTCCCACCGCACCGTCAGCTCGGTGAGCCTCGTCCCCACCGAGCGGGAGTGCTTCCTCCCGGCATACCCGGAGTGGTACGCCACGACCGCGCCCCAGGCAGCGGGCTTCGGTGACCTGAACGCCGACCTCCGGGCCGACGTCCTCGTCCGGGACAAGGCGGGCCGGCTGTGGTTCCTGCGCGGCGACGGCACCGGGCAGCTGGTCGGCAACAGTGGCTGGAACGCCATGAACGTCCTCGTCCGCCACGGCGACTTCAGCGGTGACGGCCGCGAGGACGTGATCGCCCGCGAGGCGTCCACCGGGACGCTGTGGCTGTACCCGGGCGCCGGCACCGGCAGCCTCGGTGCGCGCAAGCTCATGGGCAACGGCGGCTGGAACGCCATGAGCGGGATCGTCGCCTTCGGTGACCTCTCCGGCGACGGCCGCTCGGATGTGCTGGCCGTCGAGAAGGCCACGGGCAAGCTCTGGCTGTACCCCGGCACCGGCGCCGGCAGCCTCGGTGCCCGCAAGCTCATGGGCAGCAGCGGCTGGACCGGCATGAGCGCCCTGGTGGGGGCCGGTGACATGAACGGTGACGGCCGTGCGGACCTGATCGCCCGCAAGGCCTCCACCGGGGAGCTGTGGCTGTACCCGGGCAAGGCCGGGGCCCTCGGGTCCCGTGTGCTGATCGGCAACAGCGGCTGGAACGGCATGGACACGTTCCTGGGCCTGGGCGATGTCACCGGCGACGGCCGTGCCGACCTCGTCACCACCACCAAGAGCAGCTATGTCGGCCAAGGCTGCCGAGGCGTCGGCTGCCAGCTCGTGTACCCGGGCCGCGGCAACGGCGCGCTGGACTCGCGCGAGGAGACGGCCACCGACTGGTGGAACCTGAACGGCTTCTTCTGACCGAGGGAAAGGGCCTCCGCTTCCGGGTGGAGGTCCTTTCGCATGTGTGGCGCCGGGCCGCGCTGGTACCAACCTCGGGTGCACCCCGCCTGCACCACGCCGAGGAGTGCAAGCAGCCCGTACGGGCCGCGGAAACCCACATCGAGGGGAAAGGCCTCCGTGGCGGCAGCGGCAACAGGATGTCCAGGTCGCCGGCGGCCGCCGCAACCGCTTGAAGCAGGCCCCTGCGGTCGCCACCCCATACGACAAACGCGGCTATGCCTACCTCGGCAATGCGATGGCGGCGGCCCTGGTCATCTGGCTCCGTACCTGACGAACGGACGCAGCTCCCCCGTTTCCCCAGCCCCCGTTTCCCCAGCCCCCGTTTCCCCAGCCCCCGTGCCCTCCCGTCAGCGGCCCCGGCCCGAGGTGAGCCGGTCCGCCGAGGCGATCGTCGCGCGGGCTTCGTGCTCGCTCAGGCCCGCGCGGACCGCCGCTTCGGTGAGGGCGTCCGCGAGGTCGTCGCCGAAGCCGTTCTCGTAGGCGCGGCAAGCCGCCCAGAACAGCCGGGTGTTGCGCTGGCCTTCGTGGGCCGCGAGGACGAACTGGACCAGGCCCTGGCCCTGGAACGGACGGGAGGGAGCGGCGTGCGTGGGGTGGTGGGGGCGTGCGGGGGGTGTGATGAGGCGCAGGAGCGCGCGGGGGCACGGCGCGGGGGACAGCTCGGCCGTGCCGGGCGCGAGTCGGTACGCGCCGTGGGCGCTCACCGAACCGGGGCCGACGAGATAGCCCCCGGCGCCGCGGACGTCGATGCCGGCGGCGAGCCGGCTCGCGGAGTTCGGGACGACGACGTCCGGCGGGCCGGTCAGCCAGAGGTGGCGGCCGCCGCTCGGGGTGAGGACGGTGACCGTCTCCGGGATCGTGAACAGATGGCGCAGGGCCAGGTGCTGCAGCGCGGCCACGGAGTCGGTCGAGGACTTGGTGTCGAGGTCGATGCCGATCAGATGGTGCGGCGGCCGGCCGCAGGCGATGCCGTAGCCGGTGGCCCAGGGGGCGGCGGCGAACAGGGCGCGGATGCCCGCCGGGTCGGTGGTGGCGTCGTGGACGCCGTGGCCCGGCAGGCCGCATTCTCCGCGGCACAGGACCGGCTCGGGGTCGCCCCGGTGGGGTGAGCGCAGGGCGGGGAGCTTGGTGGGGGACAGGGGGATGACGGGGAGCCCGCGCTCGGCGGCGGAAAGAGCGTGGGCGAGGGCCAGGGTGGCGGTCTGCCGGTCGGTGATGGCCATGGCTCTATTTTCGTACAAGCGTTCGAAGAAGGGAAGAGGGAAAGACTGGCCGAAAACATGCCGAAACGCTTCACCCCTTGTCCTGGCCGGGCTGTGTGGTGTGCGCCGATGTGAACTGGGGGCTCTGCGGGCGCGAAGGGGGTTTATCGGCATGTCATCACGCTTGAGGGCGAATTGGGTGCTCCGGCGTGGTTCGCCGGGGATTCGGTGGGCAACTCTGATCTCGCGACGTCGTGACCACGATCCGGGGCGGTCGGCCAACTGCCCTGGAACAAGCCGTACTTCTGCAGTTCCGGTTCATGGAGGAAATGACATGGCAAGCATCCGCACCGCCCGCGCCATCGCCGCTGTCGCCGCCCTGCCACTCGCTGCCGCCCTCTTCTCGGGTGTTGCCCAGGCCGACAACGGCGCGTTCGCGGACGACGGATCGAACGCGACGGTGGCGTCGGTCGTCAGCGGCGTAGGCGGCGACAACTGGGGCAATTCGACCACCACTCAGCAGGTGGCGAGCGGCGCCGGCGCGTCCAACCAGAACAACACCGCCAGTGTGAACGGCTCCGGCTTCACTGCGATCGACCAGTCCAACACGGTGGTGAACTTCACGAGTCTGTGGTGGTGACCGGCCCGAGGGGGGTTCGATCAAGGGGTGAACGACTGCCTGCGCGGCGGCACTTCGGTGCCTCCGCGCAGGCGGTTGTGCGTCGTGGCCGTCTGCTGTGGTTGTGCGTGCGGCTGTGCCTGCCGCTGTACGGGGTGGCCGCGTCCGGCCGCCGACCTTGACAGCGGGCGCGCATCTGACGGACAGTCAGAAATCCTGACCCGTACGCCCGGGAGGCGGCCCCCGTGCACCTCGCCCCGACGGAGCGGCAGCAGCGGCTGCGCGCCGAACTGCGTTCGTACTTCCGAGATGTGATGCCGGACGGACCGCCGCCCGCCGACGACGAGACGGGGCAGCGCCGGCTGCTGCGACGGATCGGCGCGGACGGGCTGCTCGGACTCGGCTGGCCCGTTGAGTACGGAGGCCAGGGGCGGGGCCCCGACGAACAGTTCGTCTTCTTCGACGAGGCGTACCGGGCGG
It includes:
- a CDS encoding FG-GAP-like repeat-containing protein; translated protein: MRVSLLRRLAAMATTLGLTSLGLLGAGAAPAQAAISDCPSGYFCAWKTDNGTGTMFKTNANKATLGTWDNTFQSVVNRTSKFACLHDDTNYSRNGGVSIWDPDPAGTEWGYSHRTVSSVSLVPTERECFLPAYPEWYATTAPQAAGFGDLNADLRADVLVRDKAGRLWFLRGDGTGQLVGNSGWNAMNVLVRHGDFSGDGREDVIAREASTGTLWLYPGAGTGSLGARKLMGNGGWNAMSGIVAFGDLSGDGRSDVLAVEKATGKLWLYPGTGAGSLGARKLMGSSGWTGMSALVGAGDMNGDGRADLIARKASTGELWLYPGKAGALGSRVLIGNSGWNGMDTFLGLGDVTGDGRADLVTTTKSSYVGQGCRGVGCQLVYPGRGNGALDSREETATDWWNLNGFF
- a CDS encoding bifunctional DNA primase/polymerase; this translates as MAITDRQTATLALAHALSAAERGLPVIPLSPTKLPALRSPHRGDPEPVLCRGECGLPGHGVHDATTDPAGIRALFAAAPWATGYGIACGRPPHHLIGIDLDTKSSTDSVAALQHLALRHLFTIPETVTVLTPSGGRHLWLTGPPDVVVPNSASRLAAGIDVRGAGGYLVGPGSVSAHGAYRLAPGTAELSPAPCPRALLRLITPPARPHHPTHAAPSRPFQGQGLVQFVLAAHEGQRNTRLFWAACRAYENGFGDDLADALTEAAVRAGLSEHEARATIASADRLTSGRGR